GGACTGGGTTCCCCTTCTTCGATATGGCGATATGGTGAGCTTTCTTGGGATAATCCTGCTTGCCGCCGCAACACTTGTCTGTTTCATAGCGGTTTTGCCGGCCTTTCTGAAGAAGAAAGACACACCTTATACTGTTATAATAATAATACAGATCATTGTATTGCTTCTTGCGGCAAGCGGAATTATTACAGGAGGTCATTGATATGCTGAAAGGAGAGGTTTGTCCTATAGCAAAACTTGAGACGATACTGCTTGCTACAGACGGCTCTGATTACAGTGAAGGAGCCGTAAGGGAGGCAATCAGATTCGCCAACAAATGCACCAGCAGACTGTTTGTAATATCCGTCGTTGAAACGAATCCCGAACTTGCAATCTATGCACCGGATGTCGTTGAAAAAATAGAAAAACAGACATTTGAAACCCTTAAAAGAATAAAAGAACGTGCCGAAGGTAAAGGGATAACCTGTGAAATCATTTCTCACAGTGGTGAATCGCCCCATAAATACATCGTTGAGGAAGCAGAAAGACTGAATGCCGATATTATCATAATGGGCAGAAGGGGCAGAAGGGGCTTGATGAAGCTCATGATGGGGAGTGTAACCGCACTGGTAATCGGTCATGCGCCCTGCAAGGTCTTTGTGGTTCCGAGGGCCGGTGAACTGAAGTGCGAAAGAATCCTTGTGGCCACCGACGGCTCTGAATACA
This genomic window from bacterium BMS3Abin08 contains:
- a CDS encoding putative universal stress protein; the encoded protein is MLKGEVCPIAKLETILLATDGSDYSEGAVREAIRFANKCTSRLFVISVVETNPELAIYAPDVVEKIEKQTFETLKRIKERAEGKGITCEIISHSGESPHKYIVEEAERLNADIIIMGRRGRRGLMKLMMGSVTALVIGHAPCKVFVVPRAGELKCERILVATDGSEYSEKAVREAISIAKRCGSSIVAISVEHRESELQRAKDNVRHIRDFADKEGVEAETFAITGTPYESIVTTAQVKNADLIVIGRHGRTGLRKLLLGSVAERVIALAHCSVLVLT